The sequence below is a genomic window from Salarchaeum japonicum.
CAGAGAAGGGTGTTGACATCCACGAAAACCAGTCTATCACACGGACAGATTTCCACGAGTTCACCGATGAGTATGATCTCGTCGTTGATGCAACCGGTCAGCCATCACTCTCTAGTAAAGCGCTCGGAACAACCAACGAGTATTCAGGATATATGGTAGCGCTTAACAGTGATGTCGAAGGGGACTTCACCGAGTTGTACCCGAACAGCCGGATAATTCTGGAGAACTATACAGGGTACTCGTGGGCATTCCCGAAGACATCGCAACGAGCCAACGTTGGTATCGGCTGGACGGTCAGTGACCGGCCTAGTGATTATATGAAGGCATTGAGGGAAGCCTGTAAGCGGAATGGGTGGCCAGTCCCGTCGCAGGAACGGACGAACGTCGCAATCATTCCCGAGGGACCCAGTCTCGATCCCGACAGAACCTATCTACCGGAGCATTCCGTCGTACGGGTTGGTGATGCTGCAGGTATCGCAAACCGACTCACTGGAAAAGGGATTTCACAGGCCGTTGAATCGGGATTCTTGGCCGCAGAGTTGGCTAACAGCGGCCAATTACACAATTTTCCTGACAGTTTATATCAGAGGATGAAAACGGAGTACATTTTCGCCACAGTTGTGAGATACTTTCTTGAAACTCGTAATCCCAAGGTTCTGGGAGCAGCAATTCGTGCCGCTGCCGGGATCGATATTGAAGACGTTGACCGGTCTCCGAGTACAGTTCTACTGCGTCTCCTCCGCCACCCTGTTTTGTTTGCCCGTATTTTCTCGAGACGACGAGTTTTAAACCGTGTCTATGGAGGAATGACTAACCAATGGGAGTTGATTAATTGACATCCGCTCGAGTTAAATTCTCAGAATCTGTTAGCTACTGGGAGGATCGGTAAGTACAGAGGATTAAATCAGCAAATGGAGTCCCTCAAGCGAATTTTCCGAGATCCAGAATTCGGTGGGCTCGGCTTCATCAGTGTTCCCGCTTACACGCCCCAGCACACAATCAGTCCGTAGAGGGTGACCGAATTCCTTCTTGAGAATCATCCAACTCACCTCGGATATCCGCGTTCCTGAAATGAGCCCCGACTCTTAGAAATCACGAACACCATCAATCTTTTTTACTACATCTGACAAAATCAGCCGTGAGGTGAAGTATGCCATGTCAACTCAATCCATCCGTACGAATTTTCTCGGAACCGAGACGTCGTTCTCGGTCTCGGGAGCCTGGTTGTCGTATTGGATCCTGCTGCTCCGGCTGACCGCCGGGTGGTGGATGCTCCACGCTGGCCTTGACAAAATCTGGGCGTGGCCCTTCGACGCCAGCTGGTTCGTCGGCGGAGCCGCTCAGGGCACGATTCTCGCCCCCTTCGTCACGCCGTTCAGCGACGGCATCCTGTTGGCGTTCGTCAACGTGGCGGTACCGCTTGGGCAAACCGCCATCGGTCTCGGGCTGATACTCGGTGTCCTCACGAGGACCGCCGCCTTCTTTGGTGCCTTCATGATGCTGTTCTTCTACTTCATCAACGGCTACGGTGGCGGCTGGGCCAACGGTATGGTCACGGGTGAACTCCTTGGGATCATGGTCTTCGGAACCATTGTGGCACTTGGAGCGGGCGGCGTCCTGGCAGTCGATAACCGCCTGCGTGAGATGGAACTGTTCGAGAACACGCGATTACGGAAACTCCTCGGGTGACTACCAATGAGTGACTTATCAACGGCAGACCAAATCGCCATGTACGTCGGCGGTGGCCTGGTTGTCTTGGGCGTCGTCGTGATCGGCCTGCTCGACATGCTACTGGGAGCCGGGCACCCAGTCGATAGCGAGGGAGCAATCGAACACGCTGCAGTGGTCCCCATCGACATTAGGGCGGGCATCATCCTGCTCGGCTTGGTGATTTGGGGACTCGTCGCCGTTTACAAGTTTGCCGCAGGGTCGGCACCGTCGGGATCGACTACGGGCCAAACCCCATCCGGCATGGACGACTAGTTCAACAACTCAGTCCGTGGAGCCATTTGCCAGTTAACTTTTCGCGTTGCTCGCACTAACGTCCATCTGATGCACCTAAACGTGAAGACAAACACGATTTTCAGGAGTAGCCCTGTCGTTTCTTGGTTTTCCTTCTGGTCAGTACGCGCGCTTTATTCAGCAGAACGAACTTAACACTCTTTGGTTTGGTAGAAGAAACGGGGATTAATACGCAATTAGAATTTCCGAATTTAAGACTGAAATTAGTATATTACAAATAATATTTCAATATAGCCTTGACTTCCGATTCTGGTTTGTCTTTCGAAGAAAGGTGTACGGGTGTTTTTTCAATTCAGCTGTCCTTCGGTTAATCGTTAGAACGGGGTAATCTGCTTCCTCGATCACTTGAGCTGCGACGCTTCCCTGTAATAGCCGACGAATGCCAGTCAATCCTCGTGTCCCCATTGTAACAAGGTCGATGTCAGTCACCTCAGTGTATTTGAGAATCTCCTGCTGAGGTTGACCAAAGCTCAACGTAGTTCGGACAGGAACGTCCAAGGTCGCTGCCTTCTCCGTAATGTCCTCCAAGAGCCGAGTTCCCCGCTGTTCCCAAGAGTCAGTGACCTCTTCCCACGTGAATCCAGGCCGACTCGAATAGGACTGTTCGGAAATGATAAAAAGTCCATGTAGGGTTGCATCATACCGTTTAGCAATTTGTAGCCCATGTTTGAAGGCCACAGATGCCTCGTCGTATCCATCCGTAGGCACGAGAATATCTGTGAACTGACTAGTAGATAACTCTCCTACCGGATCAGAGGGATCCATATCAGGTATCGTCAAGACAGGAAGGGTCTTCACTGCTCGTGATTGTCGTGTGGTGGATCGTGACCCATAGGTTTAGAATTGGTTCAGACTCCAGTATTTATATAGGACACAGATAGGAATCCGTTGGTATACTCGAACGATAGTTCGGGATTGTGAGGTACTAACCGTTGATTGTGGAGTCAGAAAAGCCAAACCGTGCAGCACGGCTCAAATCGCTATGTATCCCGACTTTGGATTGCTAAGAACAAATTGCTTGATTCAGGCCCTCGTACCATTGATGTGGGGTGAAACCGAATGGCAACTGATCCAGTCTGTGGAATGGACGTCGATGAAAGTGATCCGGCGGCCACAACTGAGTACGACGGTCAGACGTACTACTTCTGTGCCGAGGGCTGCAAGGAGACGTTCACCTCGACACCGGAGGATTACGTCTAACCGTCACACCCCACACCTGCGTCGTAGCTCCCCCACACCCACCCCCATTCACCCGATCCCCTCACCCCCATTCCGCCTTTCGATGACCCAACCAGAACTTGACGACACGGATCGCGAAATCCTCCGTCTTTTAGCGGAGAACGCGAGACGACCCTACAGCACTATTGCTGAGGCTGTAAATCTTTCACCCCCGTCCGTTTCAGCACGCG
It includes:
- a CDS encoding NAD(P)/FAD-dependent oxidoreductase, producing MTRTSKIAVIGGGMAGLAAAAGFDDAGFVVELYERQSYDSKRVNCGEAMTAVSKIPLEPTVENGFLNPLPAMEVEVYDGIDADRHRTGAGTFPAADTYITDRNVVEQSWAEQLSEKGVDIHENQSITRTDFHEFTDEYDLVVDATGQPSLSSKALGTTNEYSGYMVALNSDVEGDFTELYPNSRIILENYTGYSWAFPKTSQRANVGIGWTVSDRPSDYMKALREACKRNGWPVPSQERTNVAIIPEGPSLDPDRTYLPEHSVVRVGDAAGIANRLTGKGISQAVESGFLAAELANSGQLHNFPDSLYQRMKTEYIFATVVRYFLETRNPKVLGAAIRAAAGIDIEDVDRSPSTVLLRLLRHPVLFARIFSRRRVLNRVYGGMTNQWELIN
- a CDS encoding DoxX family protein translates to MSTQSIRTNFLGTETSFSVSGAWLSYWILLLRLTAGWWMLHAGLDKIWAWPFDASWFVGGAAQGTILAPFVTPFSDGILLAFVNVAVPLGQTAIGLGLILGVLTRTAAFFGAFMMLFFYFINGYGGGWANGMVTGELLGIMVFGTIVALGAGGVLAVDNRLREMELFENTRLRKLLG
- a CDS encoding universal stress protein, with product MDPSDPVGELSTSQFTDILVPTDGYDEASVAFKHGLQIAKRYDATLHGLFIISEQSYSSRPGFTWEEVTDSWEQRGTRLLEDITEKAATLDVPVRTTLSFGQPQQEILKYTEVTDIDLVTMGTRGLTGIRRLLQGSVAAQVIEEADYPVLTINRRTAELKKHPYTFLRKTNQNRKSRLY
- a CDS encoding YHS domain-containing protein translates to MATDPVCGMDVDESDPAATTEYDGQTYYFCAEGCKETFTSTPEDYV